A single Thermoanaerobacterium sp. RBIITD DNA region contains:
- the larA gene encoding nickel-dependent lactate racemase has product MKDDKYKDVLLKYGKETVSVKLDKEMCNVLYPEDLPGVYDPQKEVIDSIENPIGSPSLKDMAKGKRDVVILASDITRPSPSNIMVPPIVDELNKAGIPDESIKVVFGLGYHRKQTEEEKKKLVGEDILKRVRCIDHDINDCVYVGTTKRGTPVEVFREVYDADFVIATGNLELHYKAGYSGGYKALLPGVCSKNTIEKNHILMFSNGAMPGKIDGNPMREDIEEGGKLAGVDFIVNAVLNSHKEIVKVVAGDPVRAHREGAKYIDKMYKRVISEKADIVIASCGGYPKDINLYQAQKGLDNAAYSVKDGGTIILVAECIEGLGEKLFSDWMVNASCPDEPLKWIKEEFRLGAHKAAVICEVLKRAEIYLVSSLDRDFTEKIFFKYAKTVQDALDEALKKHEDGAKILVIPYANSTLPYVE; this is encoded by the coding sequence ATGAAAGACGATAAATATAAAGATGTCTTACTTAAATATGGCAAAGAAACAGTATCTGTAAAACTCGATAAAGAGATGTGTAATGTCCTTTATCCAGAAGATTTACCAGGTGTCTATGATCCACAAAAAGAAGTTATTGATTCGATTGAAAATCCTATAGGTTCACCATCGCTTAAAGATATGGCAAAGGGTAAAAGGGATGTAGTAATACTTGCCAGCGACATAACACGTCCATCGCCGTCAAATATTATGGTACCGCCAATAGTTGATGAATTAAATAAAGCAGGAATACCTGATGAAAGTATAAAGGTCGTTTTTGGTTTAGGATACCACAGAAAACAAACAGAAGAAGAAAAAAAGAAGCTTGTTGGTGAAGATATATTAAAGAGGGTAAGATGTATTGACCATGATATAAATGATTGTGTATATGTAGGAACAACAAAAAGGGGAACGCCTGTTGAGGTATTTCGTGAAGTATATGATGCAGACTTTGTTATCGCAACAGGTAACCTCGAGCTACATTATAAAGCAGGCTATAGCGGTGGCTATAAAGCATTGTTACCAGGCGTATGCAGCAAAAACACAATTGAGAAAAATCATATCTTGATGTTTTCAAATGGTGCAATGCCAGGTAAAATCGATGGAAATCCAATGAGGGAAGACATTGAAGAAGGTGGCAAACTTGCAGGTGTTGATTTTATAGTTAATGCCGTTTTAAACAGCCATAAAGAAATAGTAAAGGTTGTTGCAGGTGATCCTGTTAGAGCACATAGAGAAGGTGCTAAATACATCGATAAAATGTATAAGAGGGTAATATCTGAAAAGGCGGATATAGTAATAGCCTCATGCGGAGGGTATCCAAAAGATATAAACCTCTATCAAGCACAAAAAGGCCTTGATAATGCCGCGTATTCTGTAAAAGACGGCGGAACGATCATTTTAGTTGCAGAATGCATTGAGGGGCTTGGTGAAAAACTTTTTTCAGATTGGATGGTTAATGCTTCATGCCCTGATGAACCATTAAAGTGGATTAAAGAGGAATTCAGGCTTGGAGCTCATAAAGCAGCTGTTATATGTGAGGTGCTAAAAAGAGCTGAAATATACCTTGTTTCATCGCTTGACCGAGATTTTACTGAAAAAATATTTTTTAAATATGCCAAAACTGTACAAGATGCACTTGATGAGGCACTGAAAAAACATGAAGATGGCGCAAAAATACTTGTCATACCATATGCAAATTCGACACTGCCATATGTAGAATAG
- a CDS encoding fumarylacetoacetate hydrolase family protein, with protein sequence MRIVRVDNTFKEYGVIVGDSVVMINGHRILNVELKETKLLSPCEITKAVCVGLNYGDHIEEMGDKRPDEPTLFIKPATAVIGPNDYIIRPQMSERVDYEGELAVVIKDTAKNVPEKRALNYVLGYTIANDVTARDLQSKDGQWTRAKSFDTFLPLGPWIETDLDPSNLEIKTYVNGILKQHSNTKHLIFSVPKLISFISHVMTLNPGDVILTGTPSGVGPLDAGDEVTIEIEGIGKLTNKVK encoded by the coding sequence GTGAGGATTGTAAGAGTAGACAACACTTTTAAAGAGTATGGTGTAATCGTTGGAGATAGCGTAGTTATGATTAATGGTCATAGAATACTAAATGTAGAACTTAAAGAAACAAAACTTTTATCGCCATGTGAAATAACGAAAGCTGTCTGTGTTGGCTTAAATTATGGCGACCATATCGAAGAAATGGGGGACAAGCGCCCAGATGAACCGACATTATTTATAAAGCCAGCAACGGCAGTTATTGGACCGAATGACTACATAATAAGACCGCAGATGTCAGAAAGAGTTGACTATGAAGGAGAACTTGCGGTTGTCATAAAAGACACTGCAAAAAATGTTCCCGAAAAAAGAGCATTAAACTATGTATTAGGATATACTATTGCAAATGATGTTACAGCAAGAGACTTGCAGTCAAAAGATGGACAGTGGACTAGAGCGAAATCCTTTGACACATTTTTACCTTTAGGACCATGGATTGAAACTGATTTAGATCCTTCAAACCTTGAAATAAAGACATATGTCAATGGCATATTAAAACAGCACAGCAATACAAAACACCTTATTTTCAGCGTTCCAAAGCTTATATCATTCATATCACATGTTATGACATTAAATCCAGGTGATGTAATACTTACTGGCACGCCATCTGGTGTCGGTCCATTAGATGCTGGTGATGAAGTCACTATAGAAATCGAAGGAATAGGAAAATTGACAAACAAAGTAAAGTAA
- the aroF gene encoding 3-deoxy-7-phosphoheptulonate synthase has protein sequence MVIIMKETATNEDIERVCEYVKKFNLTTHVVNGAERSIIGVIGNVEVLEDKPISTMAGVYDVVRISSPYKLVSRSAKPDNTVVKIKDVYVGGGEFVIMAGPCAVESYEQMLEAAKAVKKSGAKVLRGGAYKPRTSPYSFQGLEEEGLKILHEVGNETGMVTITEIVSSSHIEKVSQYADILQVGSRNMQNFELLKEIGKSNMPVLLKRGLSSTIEEWLNAAEYIMKEGNPNIILCERGIRTFETYTRNTLDLNAVAAVKNLSHLPVIVDPSHGTGRRDLIAPLSRAAAAVGADGLIVEVHPHPNEALSDGAQSLTPVEFDMVCKEVNKILTALK, from the coding sequence ATGGTAATTATTATGAAGGAAACTGCTACAAATGAAGATATCGAAAGAGTTTGTGAATATGTGAAAAAATTTAATTTGACAACACATGTAGTAAATGGTGCTGAGAGGTCCATAATCGGAGTCATAGGCAATGTTGAAGTCTTAGAGGATAAGCCTATTTCAACAATGGCGGGCGTATATGATGTTGTAAGAATATCATCACCATATAAACTTGTAAGCAGATCTGCAAAACCGGATAATACAGTTGTAAAAATCAAGGATGTATATGTTGGCGGGGGAGAATTTGTCATTATGGCAGGTCCTTGTGCCGTAGAAAGTTATGAACAAATGTTGGAAGCCGCAAAGGCTGTCAAAAAATCGGGTGCAAAAGTATTAAGAGGTGGCGCATACAAGCCAAGAACATCTCCATATTCATTTCAAGGCCTTGAAGAAGAAGGACTAAAAATTTTGCATGAAGTTGGCAATGAGACGGGAATGGTCACCATTACAGAAATAGTAAGTAGTTCACATATAGAAAAAGTATCACAGTATGCTGATATATTGCAGGTTGGTTCAAGAAACATGCAAAATTTCGAGCTTTTAAAGGAAATAGGCAAATCAAATATGCCCGTTCTTTTAAAGCGCGGGTTATCATCTACAATAGAGGAATGGCTTAATGCAGCAGAATATATCATGAAAGAAGGAAATCCCAATATTATATTGTGTGAAAGAGGCATACGCACTTTTGAGACATATACGAGAAATACACTTGATCTAAATGCCGTTGCAGCGGTTAAGAATCTCTCACATCTCCCTGTCATAGTAGACCCGAGCCATGGAACAGGAAGGCGTGACCTTATAGCGCCTTTATCAAGAGCTGCTGCTGCCGTTGGAGCAGACGGCCTTATTGTAGAAGTACATCCACATCCAAATGAAGCACTATCAGATGGTGCACAATCACTTACACCTGTTGAATTTGATATGGTATGTAAAGAAGTAAATAAGATTTTGACAGCATTAAAATGA
- a CDS encoding tRNA (cytidine(34)-2'-O)-methyltransferase, whose translation MALNIVLVEPEIPQNTGNIARTCVLTGSKLHLVRPLGFSLREKYLKRSGLDYWPYLDVKVYDNIKEFLEATKGSKYYLSTTKGKHFYHEVVYEDNSYILFGKESAGLPAWLREEYADDCIRIPMNEVKADRSLNLSNSVAIVVYEALRQLNFPNMY comes from the coding sequence ATGGCATTAAACATAGTATTAGTTGAACCTGAGATACCGCAGAATACAGGCAATATAGCTCGTACATGTGTCCTGACCGGCTCAAAACTACACTTAGTTAGACCACTTGGATTTTCACTGAGAGAAAAATATTTAAAAAGATCTGGACTTGATTATTGGCCATATCTTGATGTAAAAGTATATGATAACATAAAGGAGTTCCTTGAGGCGACAAAAGGCAGCAAGTATTATCTATCGACTACAAAGGGAAAACATTTTTATCACGAAGTAGTATATGAGGATAACTCATACATACTTTTCGGAAAGGAATCTGCTGGCCTTCCAGCATGGCTTAGAGAAGAATACGCGGATGACTGCATCAGGATACCTATGAATGAAGTAAAAGCAGATAGATCTCTAAACCTCTCTAATTCCGTAGCAATAGTGGTATATGAAGCACTTCGGCAGCTCAACTTCCCAAACATGTATTAA